One Archocentrus centrarchus isolate MPI-CPG fArcCen1 chromosome 14, fArcCen1, whole genome shotgun sequence DNA window includes the following coding sequences:
- the aldh3a2b gene encoding aldehyde dehydrogenase family 3 member A2b: MSREQQAVARARKAFETGRSKSVEYRISQLKNLQRLFTERQKEIAAAIKKDLNKTEAGTQFYEILSLEGELSLFIKNLKEWAAPQHVKKNLLTLSDTVYIHPEPLGVVLIIGAWNYPWAVTIRPLIGAIAAGNAAVVKPSEVCVHTSKVMEDLLPIYIDKELYPVVTGGVPETQELLRQKFDHIFYTGNSMVGKVIMEAAAKHLTPVTLELGGKSPCYIDKNCDISTACRRITWGKYSNCGQTCIAPDYILCEPSIQDRVIQEVKKCIKEFYTDSPKTCPDYGRIINQRHFKRVMAMLEDSTIAEGGDNDESDCYIAPTVLRDVKPEAKVMQEEIFGPLLPVLPVSGLDEAIKFINKGEKPLALYVFSHDNKVIERIRDETSSGGFLANDCLVHYSVSALPFGGVGNSGIGCYHGKFSFERLSHRRGCLIKKLNMEGVNDMRYPPHTLKKLGWARFFILNTADLGWVGRMALLAVLAVVAAVVIQNYVL, translated from the exons ATGTCCCGGGAGCAGCAGGCAGTGGCTCGTGCCAGGAAAGCCTTTGAAACAGGCAGGTCCAAATCTGTAGAGTACCGGATCAGCCAGCTGAAGAACCTGCAGCGCTTATTCAccgagagacagaaagagatcgCGGCTGCTATTAAGAAAGATCTCAATAAA ACCGAGGCTGGGACGCAGTTCTATGAGATTCTGAGTCTGGAGGGTGAGCTCAGCCTCTTCATTAAGAATCTGAAGGAGTGGGCAGCCCCTCAGCATGTGAAGAAGAACCTGCTGACCCTGTCTGACACCGTCTACATCCATCCGGAGCCGCTGGGGGTGGTGCTGATCATCGGGGCCTGGAACTACCCGTGGGCTGTAACCATCCGGCCTCTCATTGGAGCAATTGCTGCTG GTAATGCAGCTGTGGTGAAGCCCTCCGAGGTCTGCGTTCACACCTCAAAAGTCATGGAGGACCTTCTGCCAATTTACATCGACAAA GAGCTTTACCCCGTAGTAACTGGAGGAGTGCCAGAGACCCAGGAGCTGCTACGCCAGAAGTTTGATCACATCTTCTACACCGGCAACAGCATGGTGGGAAAAGTGATCATGGAGGCTGCCGCCAAGCACCTGACACCAGTCACCCTGGAGCTCGGCGGCAAGAGCCCCTGCTACATCGACAAGAACTGTGACATAAGCACAGCCTGCAG GCGTATCACTTGGGGAAAGTACAGTAACTGTGGTCAGACCTGCATTGCCCCAGATTACATCCTTTGTGAGCCCAGCATCCAGGACCGGGTCATTCAAGAGGTCAAGAAGTGCATTAAG GAGTTCTACACggacagcccaaagacatgccCCGACTACGGTCGCATCATCAACCAGCGCCATTTCAAGAGGGTCATGGCCATGTTGGAAGACAGCACCATCGCTGAAGGAGGGGACAATGATGAGTCAGACTGCTACATAG CTCCAACAGTTCTACGGGACGTGAAGCCGGAGGCTAAAGTAATGCAGGAGGAGATTTTTGGACCTCTGCTTCCAGTCTTACCAGTCAGCGGGCTGGATGAAGCCATCAAGTTTATCAATAAGGGAGAGAAACCTCTGGCTCTCTACGTGTTCTCACATGATAACAAG GTGATAGAGAGAATAAGAGACGAGACTTCGAGTGGTGGATTCCTGGCCAACGACTGCCTCGTACACTATTCTGTCAGCGCGCTGCCTTTCGGAGGAGTGG GAAACAGTGGAATAGGCTGCTACCACGGCAAGTTCAGCTTTGAACGACTGAGCCACCGGCGCGGTTGTCTCATCAAAAAGCTGAACATGGAGGGAGTGAACGACATGCGCTACCCACCGCACACATTAAAGAAACTGGGCTGGGCGCGCTTCTTCATCCTCAACACTGCAGACCTGGGCTGGGTGGGCCGGATGGCGCTCCTGGCTGTGCTGGCTGTGGTGGCTGCTGTTGTGATTCAG aatTACGTCCTTTGA